A part of Maridesulfovibrio hydrothermalis AM13 = DSM 14728 genomic DNA contains:
- a CDS encoding TetR/AcrR family transcriptional regulator produces the protein MEKVKGKKVNIRHSADDLLDAGLNLLAAESIARLTIDGLCKRLGVTKGSFYHHFKNRADYLERMLEHWVQVWTIGRMKEFESNGSAQERYKKMIDVAVNYSMDVEISIRAWAQRDSLARKYLQKVDSIRMDYLCSIFEEICGDSKRAKLLSKIDYMLFVGSRMISPPIMGEEGREIINLLLDEVYNIPAD, from the coding sequence GTGGAAAAAGTTAAGGGTAAAAAAGTTAATATTCGGCATAGTGCCGACGATTTACTGGATGCCGGACTGAATCTTCTGGCGGCTGAAAGTATTGCCAGATTGACCATTGACGGTTTGTGCAAGCGTCTCGGGGTGACAAAGGGGTCTTTCTATCACCATTTTAAAAATCGGGCAGATTATTTGGAGCGTATGCTTGAGCACTGGGTGCAGGTCTGGACCATCGGGCGAATGAAAGAGTTTGAATCAAATGGAAGTGCGCAGGAGAGGTACAAAAAGATGATTGACGTTGCGGTCAATTATTCTATGGATGTAGAGATAAGCATCCGTGCATGGGCGCAGCGAGATTCACTTGCCCGGAAATATCTGCAAAAGGTGGACAGCATACGCATGGACTATCTGTGTTCAATATTTGAAGAAATCTGCGGAGACTCGAAGCGTGCGAAGCTGCTTTCAAAAATTGATTACATGCTCTTTGTGGGATCGCGGATGATCTCGCCGCCTATAATGGGTGAAGAGGGGCGTGAAATTATAAATCTGTTGCTGGATGAAGTTTACAATATTCCGGCAGATTAA
- a CDS encoding cytochrome c3 family protein, protein MKTNFMYVGMAVVFAVLVIIYATTTSNLSEEIASISNDSADVITEDLVVRFPVSLEFKRPEVLNKVRFAQVKFSHFDHQDVNCVKCHHTWDGKTPVKSCAAAGCHDELVKKGQPQSYFKAFHTLQSDISCRGCHVKMNKEGKTDIATAPCANNACHPRVERPHN, encoded by the coding sequence ATGAAGACGAATTTTATGTATGTTGGGATGGCAGTTGTCTTTGCCGTTCTCGTTATTATCTATGCAACGACTACCAGTAATCTCAGTGAAGAGATTGCTAGCATCTCCAATGATTCTGCTGATGTAATCACTGAAGATCTGGTTGTCAGGTTTCCTGTAAGCCTTGAATTCAAACGCCCTGAAGTGCTGAACAAAGTACGTTTTGCACAGGTAAAGTTTTCCCACTTCGACCATCAGGATGTTAACTGTGTGAAGTGTCACCACACATGGGATGGAAAGACCCCTGTTAAGAGCTGTGCGGCCGCAGGCTGTCACGATGAGCTGGTTAAAAAAGGTCAGCCTCAGTCTTACTTCAAGGCTTTCCATACTCTCCAGAGCGACATCAGCTGTCGTGGTTGTCACGTTAAAATGAACAAGGAAGGCAAGACCGATATTGCGACTGCTCCTTGTGCTAACAACGCATGTCATCCTAGAGTTGAAAGACCACACAACTAG
- a CDS encoding ABC transporter ATP-binding protein, whose amino-acid sequence MSSQQDFTRPECQMATGFEGCAPLISLKGITKRFGKVVANNAISLDLYPGRIKALLGENGAGKSTLMSMLAGRFRPDEGHIEVDGKRVDFATSKDAIKAGIGMVYQHFMLVDTMTVAENVLLGQEGSFFVNRKEMNERVRKLAEDYELEIDPSSQVKDLSMGEKQRVEILKLLYRESRVLIFDEPTAVLTPREAFRLFEALWAMTRQGKSVVFISHKLEEVMAIADEVAILRRGEIDAEVPRDKIVSKADLACRMVGKEVLLEVNKEEVEIGEKVLEVRNMTGIGLRGINLEVRRGEVLAIVGVAGNGQQELVEGVCGMCKPPRDTIFIMGKPWRKFFAEMKWNNSMSYIPEDRLDLATARNLDLVDNMLLTTRQGFSTGPILQRDKAAKVAQKLVEEYDVRPGRIQALAWQLSGGNLQKMVLARELYRQPHLIVAEQPTQGLDISATEEVWNKLLDARKMAGILLVTGDLGEALQLADRVAVMYCGQVMDEFSVTDQAKIDNIGLLMAGVRE is encoded by the coding sequence ATGAGTTCACAGCAGGATTTTACCCGTCCCGAGTGTCAGATGGCTACTGGATTTGAAGGCTGCGCGCCGCTTATCTCTCTTAAAGGAATTACTAAGCGGTTCGGTAAAGTCGTCGCTAATAATGCTATTTCACTTGATCTGTATCCGGGCCGTATCAAGGCGTTGCTCGGTGAAAACGGAGCCGGAAAAAGTACGCTCATGTCCATGCTGGCCGGACGTTTCAGACCTGATGAAGGGCATATAGAAGTTGATGGAAAGCGTGTAGATTTCGCAACTTCCAAAGATGCAATCAAGGCCGGTATCGGCATGGTTTACCAGCACTTTATGCTGGTGGATACCATGACCGTTGCCGAGAACGTGCTTCTCGGTCAGGAAGGCTCTTTTTTTGTTAACAGAAAAGAGATGAACGAGCGGGTTCGCAAGCTGGCTGAGGACTACGAACTTGAAATTGATCCTTCATCGCAGGTGAAAGATCTTTCCATGGGTGAAAAGCAGAGGGTGGAAATCCTCAAACTTTTATACCGTGAAAGCCGGGTGCTGATTTTTGATGAGCCAACGGCAGTGCTTACCCCGCGTGAAGCTTTTCGTCTGTTTGAGGCTCTTTGGGCAATGACCAGACAAGGTAAGTCAGTTGTTTTTATCAGTCATAAGCTGGAAGAAGTTATGGCTATCGCTGACGAGGTTGCTATCTTGCGCCGTGGCGAGATTGATGCTGAAGTTCCGCGTGATAAGATTGTTTCCAAAGCGGATCTTGCCTGCCGTATGGTTGGTAAAGAAGTTCTTCTTGAAGTGAACAAGGAAGAGGTTGAGATCGGCGAGAAGGTTCTTGAGGTCAGGAATATGACCGGAATAGGTCTGCGTGGTATTAACCTTGAAGTTCGCAGGGGAGAAGTACTTGCTATTGTCGGCGTTGCCGGTAACGGGCAGCAGGAGCTTGTGGAAGGCGTGTGCGGAATGTGCAAGCCTCCCAGAGATACAATTTTCATTATGGGCAAGCCGTGGCGTAAGTTTTTCGCTGAAATGAAATGGAATAACTCCATGTCATATATTCCCGAAGACCGCCTTGATCTGGCCACTGCCCGTAATCTTGATCTTGTGGACAATATGCTGCTTACAACCCGTCAGGGATTTTCCACAGGACCGATCCTGCAACGTGATAAGGCTGCTAAGGTAGCACAGAAGCTTGTTGAAGAGTATGATGTCCGGCCCGGCCGTATTCAGGCTTTAGCATGGCAGCTTTCCGGCGGTAACCTGCAAAAGATGGTTCTTGCCCGTGAGTTGTATCGTCAGCCTCATCTTATAGTTGCAGAACAGCCCACTCAGGGGCTTGATATCTCTGCCACCGAAGAAGTCTGGAATAAACTCTTAGATGCTCGTAAAATGGCCGGAATTTTGCTCGTAACAGGTGACCTTGGTGAAGCTTTGCAGTTAGCTGACCGCGTTGCTGTTATGTATTGCGGTCAGGTTATGGACGAATTTTCTGTTACTGATCAGGCTAAAATTGATAACATAGGCTTGCTTATGGCCGGTGTGCGCGAATAG
- a CDS encoding ABC transporter permease yields the protein MLESFIVPLLAATVQSGTPILYATLGEILTEKGGILNLGVEGIMSMAAFVAFVVSLTTGNAWLGFLCGGLAGSVMAMLHGIVCITCLGNQVVSGLALTILGVGLCNFLGTPYIGMAIEGFDKFSVPFLSSIPYLGDIFFKQDALVYVSFIIPVLFMLFMNRTSIGLAITAVGEKPAAAAAVGLKAIRLRWIALLGGGFLIGLGGAYLSLAYTHLWANGLSGGRGWIAVALVIFAFWRPGRAVFGAYLFGGVMAFQLRLQAVGTHIPSSLLLMLPYVLTIVVLIFSAVRGRSGNAPAHLGINIEPEG from the coding sequence ATGCTGGAAAGTTTCATTGTTCCCCTGCTGGCTGCCACAGTTCAGTCCGGCACTCCCATTTTGTACGCAACTCTCGGTGAGATTCTCACTGAGAAGGGCGGCATACTCAACCTCGGCGTTGAGGGGATAATGAGTATGGCGGCTTTTGTTGCATTTGTTGTCAGCCTGACAACGGGTAACGCATGGCTGGGATTTCTCTGCGGCGGTCTTGCCGGAAGTGTTATGGCTATGCTGCACGGCATAGTCTGTATTACCTGTCTTGGTAATCAGGTTGTATCCGGCCTTGCTTTGACTATTCTGGGTGTAGGGCTGTGTAATTTTCTGGGAACCCCGTATATCGGTATGGCCATTGAGGGCTTTGATAAGTTCTCTGTTCCGTTTCTTTCTTCCATCCCGTATCTTGGTGATATCTTTTTCAAGCAGGATGCGCTGGTATATGTATCATTTATTATTCCGGTGCTGTTTATGCTTTTCATGAACAGGACAAGCATCGGTCTGGCTATCACCGCTGTAGGTGAGAAGCCGGCTGCCGCTGCTGCTGTAGGTCTTAAAGCTATTAGACTGCGCTGGATTGCGCTTCTGGGCGGTGGATTTCTGATCGGTCTCGGGGGAGCTTATTTGTCACTTGCATATACACACCTCTGGGCAAACGGTCTTTCAGGAGGCCGCGGATGGATTGCAGTCGCTTTGGTTATTTTCGCTTTCTGGAGACCTGGCCGCGCAGTATTCGGAGCTTATCTGTTCGGCGGAGTTATGGCATTTCAGCTTCGTTTGCAGGCTGTCGGTACGCACATTCCGTCATCCCTGCTGCTGATGCTGCCTTACGTGCTGACAATTGTGGTGCTGATCTTTTCCGCTGTCAGAGGGCGCAGCGGTAATGCTCCTGCGCATCTGGGAATCAACATCGAGCCGGAGGGATAG